In one window of Thermodesulfobacteriota bacterium DNA:
- a CDS encoding radical SAM protein: MGKYIDKPASLKIDLMLRGIRIEDPVVQAWACGSSGIDILLPRDTLVNIPCREVFTRNSPYTIRRSGEDYFITDGKGEVPVKLVPKPAFCGGSTSTGVPFRDIAASHGSYTVVTPSKRCDFFNRSIECRYCAGNFNVAGGPDRVYTVDEVIETVGAVLKEKASGIIYLSIGFSPGDDGGIEFLKPYITAVKKNFNCLVAVEALPPRENRWIDETYAIGADSVLYNLEIFDKELFEIICPGRAALIGRKRYMEALGYAAKIFPNGTVASHLIVGLEPPGSTCMGIDCLTDMGVVPVLPIYRPSSEKDLRIEPLTTEIILPVYKHLYKAIKKKKVNLNWVRDLSMVTTPAEIKDLVDDSKGGLMDSFYKSRLGMKTAWGLSSLRRKLRVVDKDPEHEH, translated from the coding sequence ATGGGAAAGTACATAGATAAGCCGGCTTCCCTGAAGATCGACCTCATGCTCCGGGGGATAAGGATAGAAGACCCCGTGGTCCAGGCGTGGGCGTGCGGCTCCTCGGGCATTGACATACTCCTCCCGAGGGACACGCTGGTGAACATACCGTGCAGGGAGGTCTTCACCAGGAACTCGCCTTACACCATAAGGCGGTCGGGGGAGGATTACTTCATAACCGACGGCAAGGGCGAGGTCCCCGTGAAGCTCGTGCCGAAGCCGGCCTTCTGCGGCGGGAGCACCTCCACCGGAGTTCCCTTCCGGGACATAGCAGCCTCGCACGGGAGCTACACGGTAGTTACGCCTTCAAAGCGGTGCGACTTCTTCAACCGGAGCATCGAGTGCAGGTACTGCGCCGGGAACTTCAACGTGGCAGGCGGGCCCGACCGGGTATACACGGTCGACGAGGTAATAGAGACGGTCGGCGCGGTCTTGAAGGAGAAGGCCTCCGGCATAATATACCTTTCAATAGGCTTCAGCCCCGGCGACGACGGAGGGATAGAGTTCCTCAAGCCATACATAACCGCCGTAAAGAAGAACTTCAACTGCCTCGTGGCGGTGGAGGCCCTTCCGCCCAGGGAGAACCGCTGGATAGACGAGACATACGCCATCGGGGCCGACTCGGTCCTTTATAACCTCGAGATATTCGACAAGGAGCTCTTCGAGATAATATGCCCCGGCAGGGCGGCCCTCATAGGGAGGAAACGGTACATGGAGGCCCTCGGGTACGCGGCGAAGATATTCCCGAACGGGACCGTGGCCTCGCACCTCATCGTGGGGCTTGAGCCGCCCGGGTCGACCTGCATGGGCATAGACTGCCTGACCGACATGGGCGTTGTGCCAGTGCTCCCTATATACAGGCCCTCGTCCGAGAAGGACCTCCGGATAGAGCCGCTTACGACCGAGATAATACTCCCGGTCTACAAGCACCTGTATAAGGCAATCAAGAAGAAGAAAGTCAACCTCAACTGGGTGAGGGACTTGAGCATGGTCACGACCCCGGCGGAGATAAAGGACCTTGTCGACGACTCGAAAGGCGGCCTTATGGACAGCTTCTACAAATCCAGGCTCGGCATGAAGACCGCCTGGGGGCTTTCGTCCCTCAGAAGGAAGCTCAGGGTGGTGGACAAGGACCCCGAGCACGAGCATTGA
- a CDS encoding phosphoadenylyl-sulfate reductase codes for MSKKWTEEELRKVSESLEGKAPEEAIRWAVENFSTSDLSLACSFGAEDVALVDMLVKIKPDARVFYLDTDLLFKESLGVRDRLIEKYGIKPERYGAKSTLEEMAAEHGPELWKSQPDKCCDIRKMIPLAEALSGLKCWITGIRRDQAPTRANAPVVSWDAKFGLVKVNPLVRWKSEDVWNYIKANGVPYNVLHDQNYPSIGCEPCTKPVAPGEDPRAGRWAGFQKTECGLHK; via the coding sequence ATGTCAAAGAAGTGGACAGAGGAAGAGCTTAGGAAAGTCAGCGAAAGTCTCGAAGGCAAGGCGCCTGAAGAGGCGATCAGGTGGGCGGTCGAGAACTTCTCGACGAGCGACCTTTCGCTCGCCTGCAGCTTCGGGGCCGAGGACGTGGCCCTCGTCGACATGCTAGTAAAGATCAAGCCGGACGCGAGGGTGTTCTATCTCGACACCGACCTGCTCTTCAAGGAATCCCTCGGCGTAAGGGACAGGCTCATCGAGAAGTACGGCATAAAGCCCGAAAGGTACGGCGCGAAGTCCACGCTTGAGGAAATGGCCGCCGAGCACGGGCCCGAGCTCTGGAAGAGCCAGCCGGACAAGTGCTGCGACATAAGGAAGATGATACCACTGGCAGAAGCCCTTTCAGGCTTGAAGTGCTGGATAACCGGCATAAGAAGGGACCAGGCCCCCACGAGGGCGAACGCGCCGGTCGTGTCCTGGGACGCCAAGTTCGGGCTCGTGAAGGTCAACCCGCTCGTAAGGTGGAAATCCGAGGACGTCTGGAATTACATAAAGGCCAACGGCGTTCCCTATAACGTGCTCCACGACCAGAACTACCCTTCCATAGGATGCGAGCCCTGCACCAAGCCGGTCGCGCCGGGCGAAGACCCGAGGGCCGGAAGGTGGGCCGGGTTCCAGAAGACCGAGTGCGGTTTGCACAAATAA
- a CDS encoding M67 family metallopeptidase — MLSFLGIGKSVIHISRSAYDEIINHAKESYPHECCGVLVGTTYTARRIFEAQRASNVNTERAHDRYIIDPKELNLIDKIARTQGMDVMGFYHSHPDHPDKPSPTDREWGQPGYSYFIISVKGGKDVSVRSWMIEDEKGPFKEESIKINEKG; from the coding sequence GTGCTTTCGTTCCTCGGCATAGGGAAGAGCGTAATCCATATATCCAGGTCCGCCTACGACGAGATAATAAACCACGCCAAGGAATCCTACCCGCACGAGTGCTGCGGTGTGCTGGTTGGGACCACTTACACGGCCCGGAGGATATTCGAGGCGCAGAGGGCGTCTAACGTCAATACCGAGCGCGCCCATGACAGGTATATCATAGACCCCAAGGAGCTGAACCTCATAGACAAGATAGCAAGGACCCAGGGCATGGACGTGATGGGTTTCTACCATTCCCACCCGGACCACCCTGACAAGCCCTCGCCGACCGACAGGGAGTGGGGTCAGCCGGGCTATTCGTATTTCATCATATCCGTCAAGGGCGGCAAGGACGTATCGGTAAGGAGCTGGATGATCGAGGACGAGAAAGGGCCATTCAAGGAAGAGAGCATCAAGATAAACGAGAAAGGCTAG
- a CDS encoding CsgG/HfaB family protein, producing MKASAAKVVFLICIFMAGVMSAGCGVKTSGVVKDDITLTGQTKKLEEAGAMYKGPEYNVAILEFDNKTPAKTIGVGEAATDILRTLVKQTGLEPIVLTKGEIGQQERLMELEQTGALKKGIKDTSGGFDSVDFRITGSVTSYHEIEESMDTLVAQRKKHIARVQVDYALVDVATGKSLLAESGMGEYSKTTGGVFGLGGKSTADPGLRDGALRDALSKAMTKMAEKLNQMPFQGRVLHVDGPEITIRAGTRSRLASGTVFSVYRPGEDLVDPDTGRVIGKREKLIGEVALDSHQGERISVARTTAGSGFKAGDVIRVKQ from the coding sequence ATGAAGGCAAGCGCAGCAAAGGTCGTTTTTCTGATATGCATTTTCATGGCGGGCGTTATGAGCGCCGGTTGTGGCGTAAAGACATCCGGGGTGGTCAAGGACGATATCACCCTTACCGGCCAGACCAAGAAGCTCGAGGAGGCCGGTGCGATGTACAAGGGGCCTGAGTATAACGTCGCCATACTCGAGTTCGACAACAAGACCCCTGCCAAGACCATCGGCGTGGGCGAGGCGGCTACCGATATCCTGAGGACCCTCGTGAAGCAGACCGGGCTCGAGCCCATAGTGCTTACAAAGGGCGAGATAGGCCAGCAGGAAAGGCTCATGGAGCTTGAGCAGACAGGGGCCCTTAAGAAGGGGATAAAGGACACGTCCGGGGGCTTCGACTCGGTGGATTTCAGGATAACAGGGTCGGTAACCTCCTACCATGAGATCGAGGAATCGATGGACACGCTCGTCGCCCAGCGTAAAAAGCACATAGCAAGGGTGCAGGTAGACTACGCCCTGGTGGACGTGGCTACCGGGAAGAGCCTTCTCGCCGAGTCCGGCATGGGCGAGTACTCGAAGACGACGGGCGGGGTATTCGGCCTCGGCGGCAAATCCACCGCCGACCCCGGCCTCCGCGACGGCGCATTGAGGGACGCGCTTTCCAAGGCCATGACCAAGATGGCCGAGAAGCTCAACCAGATGCCCTTCCAGGGCAGGGTGCTCCATGTGGACGGCCCGGAAATTACGATACGCGCGGGGACCAGGAGCCGCCTTGCCTCGGGCACCGTGTTCTCCGTCTACAGGCCCGGCGAGGACCTCGTTGACCCGGATACCGGCAGGGTCATAGGCAAGAGAGAGAAGCTCATAGGAGAGGTCGCGCTCGATTCGCACCAGGGCGAAAGGATATCGGTCGCCCGTACGACCGCCGGGAGTGGATTCAAGGCAGGGGAC
- a CDS encoding flagellar assembly protein T N-terminal domain-containing protein: MFEGTWGVCLSRKKILLIFSALILLIPFFQVSGSLAGDDIPITLEAIGTASVAGPNIPAARDGAIADALRKAVEQAVGMVVSSETVVESFEVLRDTVYTNAAGYVKSYDVLDESRSGSVYQVRVRAVVSTAGLEGDLDAMGLLQRKAERPRVLFMISEKMPGDRGFTSWWRPEAYMGRDAGERTVGAATAALMELFLRKGFNVVDMAGSPGAITPVDPYWPSDISGESAREAAGKVNAEIVVFGKAVATEGPRTGGTAMVTWLADVTAQAVRVDDGSLLASGKGHATSRHISADKGPMDALSRASEELAEGLAKDISSKWVGPVSFTITLKGADYARAIEFKRLLRTGARGVLAIYQRRFDGNEAFFEVESRVPAQAIADDISRLRGFRVTGAAQNAIEVEAYD, translated from the coding sequence ATGTTTGAAGGGACATGGGGCGTTTGCTTGAGCCGCAAAAAAATACTCCTCATCTTTTCCGCGCTTATCCTGCTCATCCCTTTTTTCCAGGTTTCAGGTTCATTGGCTGGCGACGATATCCCGATAACCCTTGAGGCAATCGGCACGGCTTCCGTAGCCGGTCCCAATATCCCTGCAGCGAGGGACGGCGCGATAGCGGACGCGCTCCGAAAGGCGGTCGAGCAGGCCGTCGGAATGGTGGTCTCTTCCGAGACCGTGGTCGAAAGCTTCGAGGTGCTCCGCGATACCGTCTACACCAACGCCGCCGGGTACGTGAAGTCCTATGACGTCCTGGATGAATCGAGGTCCGGCAGCGTATACCAGGTCAGGGTCAGGGCCGTCGTCTCGACGGCAGGCCTCGAGGGCGACCTCGACGCAATGGGCCTTTTGCAGCGGAAGGCCGAGCGGCCAAGGGTGCTCTTCATGATTTCCGAGAAGATGCCGGGCGACAGGGGCTTTACCTCCTGGTGGCGGCCCGAGGCGTACATGGGGAGGGATGCCGGGGAACGCACGGTTGGTGCGGCTACCGCGGCCCTGATGGAGCTTTTCCTCCGCAAGGGCTTCAACGTGGTGGACATGGCCGGAAGCCCCGGGGCAATAACACCCGTTGACCCGTACTGGCCCTCTGACATTTCAGGCGAAAGCGCCAGGGAGGCTGCAGGCAAGGTAAACGCAGAGATCGTGGTCTTCGGTAAGGCCGTCGCAACGGAAGGACCGAGGACCGGGGGCACGGCAATGGTCACCTGGCTCGCCGACGTCACGGCCCAGGCCGTAAGGGTCGACGACGGCAGCCTCCTTGCCTCAGGAAAAGGGCACGCTACCTCAAGGCACATATCGGCTGATAAAGGCCCTATGGACGCGCTCTCAAGGGCCTCGGAAGAGCTTGCGGAGGGGCTGGCAAAGGACATCAGCTCGAAGTGGGTAGGCCCCGTCTCGTTCACAATCACGCTTAAAGGGGCCGATTACGCCAGGGCGATCGAGTTCAAGAGGCTTCTACGCACCGGCGCAAGGGGCGTGCTCGCCATTTACCAGCGGAGGTTCGATGGCAACGAGGCTTTCTTTGAAGTCGAATCCAGGGTGCCTGCCCAGGCGATCGCCGACGATATATCAAGGCTCAGGGGCTTCAGGGTAACGGGAGCGGCCCAGAACGCGATAGAGGTGGAGGCGTACGACTGA
- the sat gene encoding sulfate adenylyltransferase, whose protein sequence is MEGLIKPHGGVLVNRALEGKEREELARKAGGLRKLTLNDREISDIEMIAIGAFSPLDGFMCRDDYHSVMDTMHLKNGLPWTMPITLSATGDEAASLKPGMEVALAAGDGDILATLVIEEIFPHDKEKEAIQVYGTAEDKHPGVKKVYEMGDMLLGGKVSLVKRPVHTQFMEERLDPRDTRALFKEKGWKRVVGFQTRNPIHRAHEYIQKCALEIVDGILIHPLVGETKGDDIPAAVRMKCYKALIENYYPKDRVALVVNPAAMRYAGPKEAVFHALIRKNYGCTHFIIGRDHAGVGSYYGTFDAHYIFENFDPQAIGITPLFFDHTFYCKRCVGMASYKTCSHDASEHVILSGTKVREMLRSGTYPPPEFSRPEVAKILIEAMQGQS, encoded by the coding sequence GTGGAAGGACTCATAAAGCCGCACGGCGGCGTCCTGGTGAACAGGGCGCTTGAAGGCAAGGAAAGGGAGGAGCTCGCCCGGAAGGCCGGCGGGCTCAGGAAGCTCACCCTGAACGACAGGGAGATCTCGGACATCGAGATGATCGCCATAGGCGCGTTCAGCCCGCTCGATGGCTTCATGTGCAGGGACGACTACCATTCCGTCATGGACACCATGCATCTTAAGAACGGGCTTCCCTGGACCATGCCGATAACCCTCTCCGCCACCGGGGATGAGGCGGCTTCATTAAAGCCCGGCATGGAAGTGGCCCTCGCAGCCGGGGACGGCGACATACTCGCCACCCTCGTCATCGAGGAGATATTCCCGCACGACAAGGAAAAGGAAGCCATCCAGGTCTACGGGACCGCGGAGGACAAGCACCCCGGCGTAAAAAAGGTCTACGAGATGGGGGACATGCTCCTTGGCGGCAAGGTATCTCTCGTAAAGAGGCCCGTGCACACGCAGTTCATGGAAGAGAGGCTCGACCCCAGGGACACGAGGGCCCTCTTCAAGGAGAAGGGCTGGAAGAGGGTCGTTGGCTTCCAGACGCGGAACCCCATCCACAGGGCGCACGAGTACATACAGAAGTGCGCGCTCGAAATAGTCGACGGCATCCTCATACACCCGCTCGTGGGCGAGACCAAGGGCGACGACATACCCGCGGCTGTCCGAATGAAGTGCTACAAGGCGCTCATAGAGAACTATTACCCGAAGGACAGGGTCGCGCTGGTCGTGAACCCGGCGGCAATGCGCTATGCCGGGCCCAAGGAGGCCGTTTTCCACGCCCTCATAAGGAAGAACTACGGGTGCACGCATTTCATAATCGGCAGGGACCACGCAGGGGTCGGCAGCTACTACGGCACCTTCGACGCGCACTACATCTTCGAGAACTTCGACCCGCAGGCCATAGGCATAACCCCGCTTTTCTTCGACCACACCTTCTACTGCAAGAGGTGCGTCGGCATGGCGTCGTACAAGACCTGCTCTCACGACGCATCCGAGCACGTCATACTTTCAGGGACAAAGGTAAGGGAGATGCTTCGCAGCGGCACCTACCCGCCGCCCGAATTCAGCAGGCCGGAGGTGGCGAAGATACTTATAGAGGCGATGCAGGGCCAATCTTAA
- a CDS encoding DASS family sodium-coupled anion symporter, with translation MSVKIDTRPIWVLLGLKALRPLFFVTLAASFLYILGMTTPEGLTPEGQKAIAVFAVCLVLWVTNVIPLAITSILAIVLVPFLGVLSTRETYALFGNEAVFFILGAFILAGAVMGSGLSTRIALYMLSRFGSSPKKLVLAIFLLSAALSFFMSEHAVAAMLFPIVLEISKSLGIRPGRSNYGKLLFLALAWGCVIGGIATFLGGARVPLAVGILNEMTGQTIGFLDYAVAVFPLVVILLILGFIILMRSFPMDIQGVEGAAEALGKKLKALGKVRYTEYAVGVVMLATVLAWMFLGRRLGLSSIALTSVVFLFVLKLVRWKDIEEYVNWGIILMYGGAIILGSSLHKSGAAEWMVNGMVGSWATSPWSVILVFSLLALFLTEGMSNAAVIAVLLPASIAIADKLALDPALVTFAIAVPAGLAFMFPMSTPANALAASSNYISMRDMMRAGVIVNVLAWVLFNLVAAFWWPLIGMGY, from the coding sequence TTGAGCGTCAAAATAGACACGAGGCCCATATGGGTGCTCCTGGGGCTTAAGGCCCTGAGGCCGCTCTTTTTCGTCACGCTCGCCGCGTCCTTCCTCTACATACTCGGGATGACCACCCCGGAGGGGCTTACGCCCGAGGGGCAGAAGGCAATAGCCGTCTTCGCAGTGTGCCTCGTCCTATGGGTCACCAACGTGATACCGCTCGCGATAACGAGCATATTGGCAATCGTGCTCGTCCCGTTCCTGGGCGTCCTCTCGACCAGGGAGACCTATGCGCTTTTCGGGAACGAGGCGGTCTTCTTCATCCTGGGCGCGTTCATACTGGCCGGCGCGGTCATGGGCTCCGGGCTCTCTACAAGGATAGCCCTGTATATGCTGAGCCGGTTCGGGAGTTCGCCCAAAAAACTCGTCCTGGCGATATTCCTCCTTTCCGCCGCGCTCTCGTTTTTCATGTCCGAGCACGCGGTAGCGGCCATGCTGTTCCCTATCGTGCTTGAGATATCAAAGAGCCTCGGGATAAGGCCGGGGAGGTCCAATTACGGGAAGCTCCTTTTCCTCGCCCTTGCGTGGGGCTGCGTCATAGGCGGTATCGCGACCTTCCTTGGCGGTGCCAGGGTGCCGCTCGCAGTCGGGATACTTAACGAGATGACGGGCCAGACCATAGGCTTCCTCGACTACGCGGTAGCGGTGTTCCCTTTGGTCGTCATCCTTCTCATCCTCGGGTTCATCATCCTGATGAGGTCCTTCCCCATGGACATACAGGGGGTTGAGGGGGCTGCCGAGGCGCTCGGGAAGAAGCTCAAGGCCCTGGGTAAGGTAAGGTACACGGAATACGCCGTTGGCGTAGTCATGCTGGCAACCGTCCTCGCATGGATGTTCCTGGGGAGGAGGCTCGGGCTCTCGTCAATCGCCCTGACCTCGGTGGTCTTCCTTTTCGTCCTGAAGCTCGTACGTTGGAAAGATATAGAAGAATACGTCAACTGGGGTATAATACTCATGTACGGCGGGGCCATAATCCTAGGCTCGTCGCTCCACAAGAGCGGGGCGGCGGAATGGATGGTTAACGGAATGGTCGGGAGCTGGGCCACGAGCCCGTGGAGCGTCATACTGGTGTTTTCGCTCTTGGCCCTTTTCCTCACGGAAGGCATGAGCAACGCCGCCGTGATAGCGGTGCTCCTGCCGGCGAGCATAGCCATAGCGGACAAGCTCGCGCTCGACCCGGCGCTCGTGACCTTCGCCATCGCCGTGCCGGCGGGGCTCGCATTCATGTTTCCGATGTCCACCCCGGCCAACGCCCTGGCCGCGTCCTCGAACTACATATCCATGCGGGACATGATGAGGGCTGGCGTCATCGTGAACGTGCTGGCGTGGGTCCTCTTCAACCTCGTCGCGGCCTTCTGGTGGCCGCTCATAGGCATGGGGTATTGA
- the moeB gene encoding molybdopterin-synthase adenylyltransferase MoeB gives MDFNEEQIERYSRHIILPEVGGRGQAKLLKSRVFVLGAGGLGSPALLYLAAAGVGTIGMADGDCVDLSNLQRQVIHNTERIGKPKVHSAKETIGKLNPDVNVLPFHGRLTEDNIREIIREYDVVLDGSDNFPTRFLMNDACFFEEKPLVSGSMFRFDGQVSVFHPAKGFPCYRCLYPEPPPKGLVPSCQEAGVLGALAGVIGVLQAVEAIKLLLGIGDPLEGHLMVFDALKMTFRKVKVRKDPECALCGERPTITTLKAYQEEACELRPVTCEK, from the coding sequence ATGGATTTCAACGAGGAACAGATAGAAAGATACTCAAGGCACATCATACTCCCGGAGGTCGGAGGCAGGGGGCAGGCGAAGCTACTTAAGAGCCGGGTCTTTGTCCTCGGCGCAGGCGGCCTGGGCTCCCCGGCCCTCCTTTACCTCGCTGCCGCCGGCGTGGGTACCATCGGCATGGCCGACGGGGACTGCGTGGACCTGAGCAACCTGCAGCGCCAGGTCATACATAATACCGAGCGCATAGGAAAGCCCAAGGTCCATTCGGCGAAGGAGACCATAGGGAAGCTGAACCCGGACGTCAATGTCCTGCCGTTTCACGGCCGCCTTACGGAGGATAATATCCGGGAGATAATCAGGGAATACGACGTCGTCCTTGACGGGAGCGACAACTTCCCGACAAGGTTCCTCATGAACGACGCCTGCTTCTTCGAGGAGAAGCCGCTCGTATCGGGCTCGATGTTCAGGTTCGACGGCCAGGTCTCGGTCTTCCACCCCGCAAAGGGCTTCCCGTGCTACAGGTGCCTCTACCCCGAGCCGCCGCCAAAAGGGCTGGTTCCGAGCTGCCAGGAAGCGGGGGTGCTGGGGGCGCTCGCCGGCGTAATAGGGGTCCTTCAGGCCGTAGAGGCCATCAAGCTCCTCCTCGGCATAGGCGACCCCCTTGAGGGGCACCTCATGGTATTCGACGCCCTCAAGATGACCTTCAGGAAGGTAAAGGTCAGGAAGGACCCTGAGTGCGCGCTCTGCGGGGAGCGGCCGACAATAACGACGCTAAAGGCCTACCAGGAAGAGGCCTGCGAGCTCAGGCCGGTTACCTGCGAGAAGTAG
- a CDS encoding DUF799 family lipoprotein: MLPFYNATNDVGGPMAIREEFQRRAARMHYMPMPLKEVDSLLLNRMGITLGSQLELTDPLALGELLGVDALVYGYVLNFDNVTTGVYNMKKVRAGFKMVDARTGEVIWSRGLGVKSFIAGSEAGLGLTILKEAVDDGLDSYSAIKGLDGISGLEDWHVLIAGATKKIEEAAILSFGEKLLTKAFGVHLWLETDSMMKRVMARMPSGPGRPVRLQGGKDNEGGNRE, encoded by the coding sequence GTGCTACCGTTCTACAACGCTACTAACGACGTAGGCGGGCCGATGGCCATAAGGGAGGAGTTCCAGAGGAGGGCTGCGCGGATGCATTACATGCCCATGCCGCTAAAGGAGGTGGACTCGCTCCTCCTTAACCGGATGGGCATAACGCTCGGGAGCCAGCTCGAGCTCACCGACCCCCTGGCATTAGGCGAACTGCTCGGGGTGGACGCCCTTGTGTACGGCTACGTCCTCAACTTCGACAACGTGACCACCGGGGTGTACAACATGAAAAAGGTCAGGGCCGGGTTCAAGATGGTGGACGCCCGGACCGGAGAGGTGATATGGTCGAGGGGCCTGGGCGTAAAGAGCTTCATAGCCGGGAGCGAGGCGGGACTCGGGCTGACAATATTGAAGGAAGCCGTTGACGACGGCCTTGATTCGTATAGCGCCATAAAGGGGCTTGACGGGATAAGCGGCCTCGAAGACTGGCACGTGCTCATCGCGGGGGCCACGAAAAAAATAGAGGAGGCCGCGATACTGTCGTTCGGCGAGAAGCTCCTTACAAAGGCCTTTGGTGTGCACCTCTGGCTCGAGACGGACAGCATGATGAAAAGGGTAATGGCAAGGATGCCCTCCGGGCCCGGAAGGCCGGTAAGGCTTCAAGGCGGCAAGGACAACGAAGGAGGTAACCGGGAATGA
- a CDS encoding universal stress protein, with the protein MKKVLLVLPSYISSDEALDLAVRRAREDKAALVALYLIAAGAADDVFDAFSDIGFIGDRPSSQVSEAMMKEYRQRGYEELGKVQIRAMEEGVAFEPLMEAGEPVEKVLSAIEGMGITTAVLVKRKERAILRYFQRSYADEVAEKAPCEVIVFTGGQGPIKEDKKDVKEVDRGRA; encoded by the coding sequence ATGAAAAAGGTGCTTCTCGTGCTCCCGTCGTATATATCCTCCGACGAGGCGCTGGATTTGGCGGTCAGGAGGGCCAGGGAGGATAAGGCCGCTCTCGTGGCGCTCTACCTCATAGCGGCCGGGGCCGCTGACGACGTGTTCGACGCCTTCTCGGATATCGGCTTCATCGGCGACAGGCCTTCATCGCAGGTCTCCGAGGCCATGATGAAGGAGTACAGGCAGAGGGGTTACGAGGAGCTAGGGAAGGTTCAGATAAGGGCTATGGAGGAGGGGGTGGCATTCGAGCCGCTCATGGAGGCCGGGGAGCCGGTCGAAAAGGTGCTCTCCGCGATAGAGGGGATGGGCATAACAACGGCAGTGCTCGTGAAGAGGAAGGAGAGGGCGATTCTCAGGTACTTCCAGCGGAGCTACGCGGACGAAGTGGCCGAGAAAGCGCCGTGCGAGGTCATCGTCTTTACGGGCGGCCAGGGACCTATAAAGGAGGACAAGAAAGATGTCAAAGAAGTGGACAGAGGAAGAGCTTAG
- a CDS encoding M20 family metallopeptidase, with product MREARNEFLAAAEGLEKRLTALSDDFYRNPELGLKEVRTSSMMQALLKEHGFHVESGMAGMETAFRASVGSGGPVIALLAEMDALPGIGHACGHNLGGTASVGAGAALAKAIAGKLSPGKGTLLVLGTPAEELGKGKIEMIKAGVFDGVDAAMMVHGSSGRRVVKHFLGLVRLNFTFHGKSSHASAYPEEGVNALDAVILLFTSIGLLRQQMRGDVRVHGIITDGGKAPNIIPERASASFYVRAKDLKELASVKERVIECARGAAKSTGCTLDATEGGDLNAPMKINMAFAGVYRRALEQLGLKEDGEAPEKNVGSSDIGNVSQIIPTIHPHVPIRKGINIHTHDFADATITPDGHRALMEGVKALGLTAIELFFNPEALEAIMKDFRETE from the coding sequence ATGCGCGAGGCAAGGAATGAGTTCCTGGCCGCCGCCGAGGGGCTTGAAAAAAGACTCACCGCGTTAAGCGACGACTTCTACAGGAACCCGGAGCTTGGGCTCAAGGAGGTAAGGACCTCTTCGATGATGCAGGCGCTCCTTAAGGAGCACGGCTTCCATGTGGAGTCAGGCATGGCCGGTATGGAGACGGCCTTCAGGGCGTCGGTAGGCTCGGGCGGGCCCGTCATCGCGCTTCTCGCCGAGATGGACGCGCTTCCGGGCATCGGCCACGCGTGCGGCCACAACCTCGGCGGCACGGCCTCTGTCGGCGCTGGCGCGGCCCTCGCAAAGGCTATTGCCGGGAAGCTTTCGCCGGGCAAGGGCACGCTCCTTGTCTTGGGCACCCCTGCGGAGGAGCTGGGCAAAGGGAAGATAGAGATGATAAAGGCCGGCGTCTTCGACGGAGTTGACGCGGCCATGATGGTACACGGCTCGTCGGGCCGGAGGGTGGTCAAGCACTTCCTCGGTCTCGTCCGCCTCAACTTCACCTTCCACGGCAAATCCAGCCACGCCTCGGCCTACCCGGAGGAGGGCGTTAACGCCCTTGACGCGGTGATACTCCTTTTCACTTCAATAGGGCTTCTCCGCCAGCAGATGAGGGGAGACGTCCGGGTGCACGGCATTATAACCGACGGCGGCAAGGCCCCGAACATAATCCCGGAGAGGGCATCCGCGAGCTTCTACGTAAGGGCGAAGGACTTGAAAGAGCTCGCCTCCGTAAAGGAAAGGGTCATCGAGTGCGCAAGGGGCGCGGCCAAATCGACCGGCTGCACGCTCGATGCCACGGAAGGCGGGGACCTCAACGCGCCCATGAAGATAAACATGGCCTTTGCCGGCGTGTACAGGCGCGCCTTGGAGCAGCTGGGCCTCAAGGAAGACGGAGAGGCCCCTGAAAAGAACGTCGGCTCATCCGACATCGGGAACGTATCGCAGATCATACCCACCATCCATCCCCACGTGCCCATAAGGAAGGGCATAAATATCCACACCCACGACTTTGCCGACGCCACAATAACGCCCGACGGACACAGGGCGCTCATGGAAGGCGTGAAGGCATTGGGCCTAACCGCGATAGAGCTATTCTTCAACCCCGAGGCGCTCGAAGCCATAATGAAGGATTTCAGGGAAACGGAATAG